A window of Littorina saxatilis isolate snail1 unplaced genomic scaffold, US_GU_Lsax_2.0 scaffold_2810, whole genome shotgun sequence genomic DNA:
GGACCACACGGGCAAGACCCCCCTCCACTTCGCTGCCGCCGCTGGGCACTCGGACATCATCAGGCTGCTGGCCGCACACCCACACTGCGAGCGTGAAGCGGAGGATCCTGATGACAGGTTTGACCGCacgttttttggtttttgtttaatGACAAACGACGCCGATTACACAAACCAAGACGGGTCTGTTTGACCCTCTCATCAAGAGTGCGATCTCTGACGTACGTATGAAGCGGCGAAGCGGAAAAAAGTTCGAGAAAACGTCCTGATGCCAATAATAGCGTCATGTTAAGATTATGTCACTTATTCTGTAGGAGCTGGCAGAAACATTCGAGAACGCAGTTTATCTCGGTAACTTCGTCCTGCCAGTAGTAGAACATATTTTGTTAGGGCTGTGCATTGATCAGTATCCTACCTCATTAACAAGTCGTTGAAAGCCAtttgaaaatatttagtcaatctgATGGACTTAAAGATCCAAGTTGAACGCACTGGATCTGTTTGGTAGCGTATTAGCAAAACCTGTCCCTTATCGTCCCCCTCGACCCATGAGAACGTTACATCTGAATTGCATCGCTAGCGCTGGGTCAATCTTTTTTTCAGGTAAAACACTGAAAACTACGCGTTAACGCAATCTCTGTTCAGGCTTTCCTGAATTAAGCccaaagttgacttcgcgaagctttTTTAACCAAAaagtcagtgccaaagcttcgtgcagcgatcTTAGTGAAGTCGACTTTTCGCCCAATAGATATGAGGCTTTAAGGCCCTAGTGCAAGTCATCGTGCGTATCACCGATAAATTCCATCATAGTTACACTTGCCAACATAAAAAAAGAACAGTATAGTACAATACTCAAATTAGTCAGGCATGGGCAATAAAGACACTAAAATCACTGTTTTTTTGCAGAACACCCTTGCATTGGGCGGCTGCCATGGGTCATGTGCAATGCGTGCAGACCTTGCTTGAACTCGGGGTCAAGGTCACCGCGGAGGATGCCGATGGTGGAACTCCACTCAGCTACGCCTCACAGTCTGGACACAAGGGTGAGGCTGACTTtcattgtctttttttttctccccgtTTCTAACTTGTTTGGGGTATTACTTCATTGtgccatcgctgggaaattcgggtcgcttccttccagaaagcagcaacagagtgcagtcgaaaccccccttttaagacctttttttttcttttttttttgaatcagcttttttttaatgagaTAATTATTAGGGCTTACAAACGGAGATGCTttattttaagaccttaaaacgtccgaaaatcaggtcttaaaagggagaaagtccttaactcattgtctcccaggtacggatatatatccgtacccactcatttggctctatctgaccaggtacggatatattcgcgCAGACTgtttagcttcagtcgcttcctgtaacgtcgatctaacgcctgcattccagcgtgttgatatgTACACAgcttctacacagttactacaattctgagtgacctgctgcagcacagctggtctcggctaaaaacaaCTGGGTcgacataggtggggtagaaagtgttaaatggAGGTAAGTTTACCGAGGTTATGaataaaaaatctgaaaaagcaaggttgttaaagggaggaagtctttaCTTGGGGATTTAACAAACGggcggttccactgtatcgcTACTGTTAAGCGTGCGCGCTTAGTCGTAATCAGCAAACTGCAATTCTGCTACAATAACGGCCGAGATCTTTTGAGTGCCACTGACagtggtgacatgggggtgggacatgataaccgtctctgagtctgcacataaaactgagttgacccgtgtctgtcccggcccggattcgaacccggtGACATGCGGATCAAGTTAAGTTCTCTACCGACTGAGTTATCGACCCCCGACTTTTGCAGAACTTTGAGACGAATCTGGTCCGGCCGAGCCAGAGACGTGTCCTCCCCTTCCTCATTCctacgtgtttttttctttcttttatctttgcggtgtttaattttttgttcaGAAACGGATTTTTTCATGTTAACCTTCAATTATCATCAAATGTCATCAGTATCAAGGTCAACTCAGTCACATGTTCTCTTTTATCTTTAATTGTTCTGTAATCTTGCTATTTTGTGTTGGTACTTGGGGTGTTTTTACTGCATGAAAGTAATGCAAATAAGTCGGTGTAAAACGACTCTACCAATTCGCTAAAACGTTCGTGTGTTCCAGAGTGTTTCA
This region includes:
- the LOC138955750 gene encoding ankyrin repeat domain-containing protein 55-like, producing the protein MTALHWAAFHNRPEHLKCLMDKGGNIMAHDVDGKLPLHWAAQNGSADCCRLLLTREEEAAEKMLGAQDHTGKTPLHFAAAAGHSDIIRLLAAHPHCEREAEDPDDRTPLHWAAAMGHVQCVQTLLELGVKVTAEDADGGTPLSYASQSGHKGEADFHCLFFSPRF